A stretch of DNA from Schizosaccharomyces osmophilus chromosome 2, complete sequence:
CCAAAACAGCTGTAATATAATATATCATTATATAGTTGTAGTAATATAATAAAGACATTGGTCCTTCCTTGGTCAGTATACCAAAGGGTCTTGAATGAAATGCTATCTGTGGAAGAGCAAAATCACTGCTTTGTTCCAGTTCGAAGAATATTAAACAACGATGACTTAAACCTATTTCGAGAAGGAGAGGCCTATCGCTTAATCGATTCGTTTATTTGCGACCTCAATGAAAGTGTTCAAGACAAGCCAATTTCAGCAGAGGTAGAGTTGAGTCCGTCTGTCGCGTACATTCTGTTGATACTGAAAAGAGTCGAAGAAATCCACAATTTGAATCCCCCTGTGGAAAACAAAGGTTCTCGTTTCGGAAACCCAGCATTCGAGTCCTTTTACGATCAAGTCGAATGCGAAACTCCTACGCTACACGCAGCATTCAAAATAGAGGAAAACGCAATTGCAGAGGCTGGAAAGTATTTTTACGAGAGTTTTGGTAATAGAAGGAGAATCGACTATGGTAGTGGTCATGAACTCAATTTTATGACTTGGCTTCTTGCCTTGCGAAGATTAGAAATCATCGCGAAAGAAGATTATCCCGCTATTGTCCTTCGGGTTTTCGTACGCTATATTCACTTGATGAGGTTGATACAGTCAACCTACTTCTTGGAGCCTGCAGGTTCGCATGGCGTCTGGGGATTAGATGATTTTCACTTTCTccctttcctttttggttCTTCTCAATTGGTACATCACAAGTATTTACGTCCGAAGCATATACGTGATCCCGAAATCCTCGAAATGTGCGGCGACGACTATATGTATATGGGATACGTTCGCTTCATTAATGAACTGAAACCAGATGTTTCGCTGCGATTTCATTCCCCTATGATTGACGATATTTCTGGCGTCAAGACATGGGCAAAGGTCAACGAAGGTATGATAAAAATGTACCGTGCCGAAGTTCTTTCTAAGCTACCTATTATGCAACATTACTTATTTGGAAATTTGATTCCAGCAACACCTTCCATGTCCGCGGCTCCTCAAGAAGGAGAGGACGCAGAAGCCAGCCATATGCATTCGACGTACGCAGACTGTTGTGGAATTAAGGTCCCTAGTGCAATTGCTGCATCAAAAATCGGCTGGCGCCGTATGCCGTTTGACTAAATATTCGTTACGTTACAATTTTAGATGACAAAGTATACCTTTTCCTATTTAGATATagatatttattttataaattgtGTTCCAtcctatttttatttgatgaGTTTCCACAAAATTGGTGCTTTTCCGTGCAACTCCCCTTTATGAGTGCACCTGCTTGAAAACATAATTAAGCATTTGCTACGAATAgtttaataaaacaagGAATAACCATTTTATTTCGCAAACAGTTATACGGATAAAGCATCAAAGACCTAATGATATTAAACACATAAAAATGGATCATAAAGAAGAGGGAACAGTAGACTACCGGCTATATAAGAAACCATATACTTGATTACTGTAAAGTACAGCAAATTtttaatacaaaaaaaaaagatagcTTCCAAGTCCTCCCACTTTAAGgattcaaattcaaaagaaatccgCTAGATGATCCTGACGTTTCACTACCAGGTGCGCTAGACCTTCCACCAAAAGGAAGATAAGTAACTTGAGAGCCCTTCTCAGCAAGAGCTGAGGCAATTTGTTTGCTTGTCTCTAAGGTACGAATTTGGATCAAAGCATTACCAGCCTTATCAAGAGATTTCGAGACTATATCGGCTGCTTCAGCTTCACCTTCAGCACGAAGAATATTGGCCTGTTTCTCTTGCTCAGCTTGTTCGACTAAAAAGCGGGCTCGTTCAGCTTCTTGTTGAGCAATCTGTTTTCGTTCAACAGCCTTAGTAAACTCTTTACCGAAAGTCATGTGAGTAATGGAAACATCTTCCAAACGAATACCAAATTCAGTGGCTCTTTGAACAAGTTCCTGGCGAATCTTAGCTGATACAACCTCACGTTGAGTAATAAGTTCAGCGGCGTCAAATTGAGCAACCACGGATTTCAGAATTTCATTACCAATTGAAGGAAGCACACGTTCATCGTAATCCAGGCCAAGGTTTTGGTAAATTTGAGGAAGCATACCAATCTCAGGACGATGTAACACTCGAAGAGTCAATGATACCATTTGCAAGTCTTTACTACCTGTCGTTGTAGCAATGTTCCTGGGGCGTGTTCGGACATCATACACAATGGACTTTTGAACCCAAGGGACTAAGAAGTGGGTGCCTTCTTGAACAACCTGTTTTTGAACACCTGAAAGTCGGTCAAACAATACTGCTCTTTTTCCGCCGGGCACATCATAAATTGAAGACTGGAGCAAGGTAAATCCAATACTGATTGGAATTGCATATTTTGCTATTCTTTCTACTGCTAAAGCCATTTTTAACGAACTCTCCCTCTTTTGCAAGTACTTGATGTTTGGCAGAGGTTAACTACCAATACCTCAGGTAGGAGTACCAGTGGAAATCAGTCTTTTCTTCGGaaacttgaaaataaataactaagaattaattaaatattaaaaataaaatcttaTACGAATTTAGTATACAAATTAAATATCATTTCTTCAGGTTGCCCTTCTCTCGTCTGG
This window harbors:
- the ypa2 gene encoding serine/threonine protein phosphatase PP2A regulatory subunit, PTPA family Ypa2, translated to MLSVEEQNHCFVPVRRILNNDDLNLFREGEAYRLIDSFICDLNESVQDKPISAEVELSPSVAYILLILKRVEEIHNLNPPVENKGSRFGNPAFESFYDQVECETPTLHAAFKIEENAIAEAGKYFYESFGNRRRIDYGSGHELNFMTWLLALRRLEIIAKEDYPAIVLRVFVRYIHLMRLIQSTYFLEPAGSHGVWGLDDFHFLPFLFGSSQLVHHKYLRPKHIRDPEILEMCGDDYMYMGYVRFINELKPDVSLRFHSPMIDDISGVKTWAKVNEGMIKMYRAEVLSKLPIMQHYLFGNLIPATPSMSAAPQEGEDAEASHMHSTYADCCGIKVPSAIAASKIGWRRMPFD
- the phb1 gene encoding prohibitin Phb1 encodes the protein MALAVERIAKYAIPISIGFTLLQSSIYDVPGGKRAVLFDRLSGVQKQVVQEGTHFLVPWVQKSIVYDVRTRPRNIATTTGSKDLQMVSLTLRVLHRPEIGMLPQIYQNLGLDYDERVLPSIGNEILKSVVAQFDAAELITQREVVSAKIRQELVQRATEFGIRLEDVSITHMTFGKEFTKAVERKQIAQQEAERARFLVEQAEQEKQANILRAEGEAEAADIVSKSLDKAGNALIQIRTLETSKQIASALAEKGSQVTYLPFGGRSSAPGSETSGSSSGFLLNLNP